The DNA window TTTCTTCAACAACAACTgtcatttcatccaaaaaacaagaagaaaagctTCCAAAATCAACTAACTTGATCCCAGAAGATGATGTTGGCATCTTCAACGATAACTCTTCAGTTGAGAAGGAATTTAAGTTTCCTTTTCTTCCTGATGATACGTATCCTTCACCTGGAGACGTTGCTCGTCATATCGGCTACTTAAGGCTTCCGCATATTATAGATGCAAGGTAAACATTAATCAAGTAATCTTCATATTCTTATCGTTGTTTCCCAAATAAGTGAGATATAGGTGTATAGTTTTGACATATGCTATGAATTGTTTTGCGTAGGATGTTCTACTACTTCTTTCAATCACGGGCTAGTAAAGACGATCCTGTTGTGATTTGGTTAACTGGAGGACCAGGAGCCAATAGTGCCATTGCAATATTTAACGGAAATGGTCCTTTTCGTATCGAAAGACATAACTTGAATTATGATCACCTAACATGGAATGATTATGGTTGGGATATGGTACTATATCATTCATACTATCTAAACGGCTAAATTAAGTATACTTGTTATTCGCTAGTCGAAATCGACTCTCATGTTAATTTATGTTGACTAAacctatatttatcaaaaaaaaattcattaaacaaatattttttagtCTAACCCAGTTCATTACAGTAAATGGtcaaatacaaaacatatatgatCTTCAAAATGTTATATTCATTGACATGTCATTTAATCATAATGCCTCGCTGTTATTTcgttctttttagtgttttcttttaaaaatgataaatagtGTGACTTTTATTATTAGTTATTTAAGAATGAGGAAGATCTTGAACCTAACCTTACTCCTATTTCAAAATCCTCAAAAATTTATATCACATATCATGAGCTccttattgttttttaatatgcatattttttttttttatataggtATCAAACATTATATATGTTGACAACCCTATCGGAACAGGTTTGAGTTATTCTTCTGACAATAATGATATAAGACACAATCAAATTGATATCAGCAATGATTTGTATCATTTTTTGCAGGTTTAATTTTCCTCTCTATCCtatataattttaattcaattaataaaatttcataattgacattgacttttatttttctacaatgacaggaattttttaaaaaatatcctGATTTTATTAATAACGATTTTTTCATAACTGGACAATCTTATGCTGGTCATTATGCTCCTGCTTTGGCCTCTCGAATACAGAAAGGAAATAGATTAAAAGAGGGAGTTCATATAAATCTTAAGGTATTTTTTTGACTTAATCAATAATTCTTCATATTGTTCTTTATTAGATTTGCTTAACTCTATACTTTTGCAGGGATTTGCTGTTGGTAATGGACTTATAGATTTAAAAATTCAATACCCATTATTACCATATTATGCTTGGTCTCAAGGACTAATTACAGAAGACCGACACAACCAACTAAATAAATTGAATCCACCATGTGAATCAGACATAGAAACGTGTCGTGAGTATTATTTTTGACATTCaattacttcttcttttttgaatatattgtgTTGTATTTGTAGGAGATTTGGTCTATGGAGGAGAGAATAGTTTCATGGATATATTCTTAGCATTTGTTGAAGTAATTAACAGTAggtaaacaataaaatatacTTGATGGATAATTTGTTAATGTTGCTTTGTTGTTAGGCACAGGTAATGATACTGCTTGTTTAAACGCTTATGAGTCTTGTAATTCAATATACAACCAAACTCTTGAGAGCGGAGATTTTGATGTAAGAAATCCAAAGGCAATCATAtctttctatatatacatattttgttACAAACATAATTATGAAACTTGaaacttcaacttcaacttccATGTGGTTGTGTTGTATATCTAGCCTAAAGACATTAGAGAGAGTCGTGAAACTACTAATGACTACTCAAGGCTGACATCTTTTATGAATGAGCTGTCAACAAAGAAAGCTCTGGGCGTGACGggtaaaaaatttgttttgttgaaCATGGATGTATACGATGCATTAAAAGGGGATTGGGCAAAAAATTTTGAAGTGGACATTGCAGCTCTACTTAAGGAGGGAATCAAAATCCTTATTTATGCGGGAGATAAAGATTTTACTTGCAACTGGTTTGGTAAACTTCACAATGTCGtattcataatttattttgtGTTTGCAACTTGTTTTATGTATATTTGTGTTTCTATTTGAACAGGAAATTTTAAATGGCTCTTGAATACGGAATGGTATGGCAAAGAAGAATTTTTAGAGACTGTTACATTCAAAGTTGATGAAGAAGATTCAGGATTGATGACTAGCCATGGTCTTATCACTTTCATCAAGGTTTGTCAATGTGTATGCGTATATGCATCAATGTATTGTATCTAATGTATTCTAATTATGGTGACTCTTACTCTACATCAGGTTTATAATTCTGGAATGGATGTTCCATGGGATCAACCAAAAGTTGTTTTGGACATGATAAAGCGTTGGATGAAAGAAGAACTTAAGTGATTGTCTCTTATTAAGTTATGGTTTTACGTTTGACAATGTTCTTTTTCGTCTTTGTTTTTCAATATGGTGTGTTTTACTGGTGTTTTTCTTTAACTTTACttcaaataataaaacaatagCCGTATCAAGCTTGATTATGACATATTTGGGATtgtaataaaaaagaaattcgATTTATTTTTGCGACTATTCTAGTAACCGTcacttaatttatttttttctttttgataaatcTAATTGTTATTAATGAAGAAGGAGGTTACAATAGGAGaacaacacaaaaaaaacaCCCGACTAACAATCTCAACGAATAAGAAGTTGTCACCTAATTTATTTGATCAATTGTGATTTTTCTATATAAATCGCTCAACTTATTTGATATAAAAGTCATCAATAGCGCATTGAGTGATCAAAAGTCTTATATATTCATCGTGATGCATGTAGCGATGGTATAATTATTGTGAGGCAAATATGTTTGATATCGTATATGGAATGGATTTACATTGGGCACAATTTAATGTGGGACCCACATGTTCTTCGGGAGGGGTCCATGTGGAAAACGTCCATCTCCGAAAATAGATGAATATGGTATATTTAAATTGTGAAATTCAATATCGGATGAataagaaattgttcaaaaatatTCACATGAAGTGATAATAGCTTGTTGAAATAGATCAAATTTCACATTGGAAGAACAAGGAATCTTGAGTGAGTTTATAAACGCACTCCTTGTGGTATTAATTAGGCTCATGGCCACCCAACTTGGGAGCCATGTGCCGTGGTCAGGGTCGGCTAATACACATGGGGTCttctaaattattattttttattcaaatatatattatacatatacaTGAAATGTTATTCTTTAATCATATATTGAAACAAGATTAATATATAGTGATTTAATATATAGTATTTATGTCTGCATATTTGCTTTGGTTTTAGAACCAGATTATATTCCTTATTTTTCCAAGAATATACATATAAGTTGCATTGCTAGGAATGTAtcttcttttcatgtttctaaTAATTCAGATGTTTAATTCATATGTATCATTTTTTCATTTATcttctaggaaaaaaaaattactactaTAAACGGATGCATTTTTTTTGGCAGCCGTAATTTGAGTTTAACAGTGGCGTCCCTGAGACGGGCGAGACAGGAGGTCGCCAAGGGCCCCCAAATCCACAAGGCCTCATATTGTTAAAAATTATTAGACTATTAATAATATAGTAGTCACAAGAAATGTTAAATAAGTTGGTTGTATTGtttattgaaagtgatttgacAGAAAAAATTGATTAAACCAATATAATTGATGACTTTGCATATCAAAATGCtacaaaattcatatttttgaaTAATAGACGACATTAAATTTTTTGCCCAAGATGactcatttttaaaatttctctCGGGCCCTGGAGACTCAGGTACACCATTGGAGTTTAATTACCCTTTTGTTTTATTGAGTCCATTTGCGAATGTTCTTGTTGTGCATGATTGTTCATTGAACAGAGTGGGCTCTATGACTGGACGAAGTATTATTGGGCCTTACAATTCAGTTATGATAttttttacatatacatataagacATAGTTGAGGCAATACACCCACAtctcggttgacaatcggttGAGTTAGGCGTATGTGTACCAAAGATTTCATCCCCTCCTCCAACCCATCAACGAGGTGACTCGGTTGGTAATCGACTTAGTTAGTCATATGTACTCAAAAttcaattccaatgagaaacgtATTTCTCAACAGTAAATTTGATGAGATAATTAAAACTATAAATATAGGTCAAATTATGTAACCatacattatatatttatatgcgaCGCATGAAGGAGCTCAGGGCTAAGACTCTGTTAATTAGTATTGAGTTTggattttcaactttttttgaGAAGTGTTGTTTTAATGTTGTCTATGAAATGATCTAAGATAAACTTCTCTGAAcatgctttttttttataagcataaaattgatttaaaattaaaattataaatatacgAGGGAAATACTTAAGGAGTTAAGGGACGGGTGACCACCAACAGAAGGCCAccccaaacccaaaaaaaaacaaagaaaccaaAATCAAAGGACCACCTTCCTGAACAAAACTGCTAAGAGGACACACCTGCCTACCTAGGAAGGCCTAGAAGAAGAATGAAACCTGCAAAAGAAAATatgttagggaaaaaaaaaccgtCCCACCCTCTaaactatatttttttaattttttttaatcaactaATTGGAATATGattaagttttttaaaaaaaaataggggcCACAATctgaaaaagaaatcaagaggaaaaaaactacaattattaattattttatcttCCCTAAATTATTGTTGGTCTTTGACTCCCTCGGTCACTATGAACGTCTCTACCTATTAGTGCAATGGGATGTGTCTATTTATCTATTTCTTAAATCGAAATggaaaaatggttttgaaaaaTGATCATAGAGTGTCTAGGGTTGGAGGCTAGTAGGTCTCTTAActcctttttcttctcattgGAATTATTTCACAAACACTTGACATGGTAAGAGAGAACAAACATCAAGTCAGCCTCTGAAGGCAAAGAGACACCAACAACCCAAACAGAAATCTTCTCCCAGCCCCGAACCCAACCAATAGAGCTAGCGAGCCGGAACAACTAAGACAACAGAAGCAGGAAGAGGCACAATCTACAGCCAACACAACCGCACACCTACTTAGCTCAGCAACAGAGGAGATAGCCGCCAGGGATCAACAAGAGGAACACAAACCCTACCCACCAAACAACAAGGCCAAGCGCAGAAGAGAACTAAAAGGGAATCCcatacaaacaaaagaaaagcccAAACAAAACCATCAGGCTCCTCTAAAAAGTGAAAACTAAAAACGACACTTCAGCTCTTGACATGTAACCGTAATTACATAAATACCCTTAACGTAATGGACTCGATACCGGTCTTGACCCGCTTGATTATGTTTTTGGGCTGGGTCATAGATGGGCCTTGTTTTTATGGGTAAATGGGCCTTTATTGCTTCCTTTGCAGTTTGTTTCCTTGTCCGAGCCCTCAATATTTAAGGTGACAAATGCGGGGTCCCAGCTAAAGTATTAATATCATGATGTGGTACCGATGTGGATCTTTTTCTTGTAGTCGTGTATAATATTACCTTAATTGTTGGAGGAAGTAGTCACTATTAACGCTTTACTTTAGCTTTTCCTGTTCTTGTTCATAATAACATCTTAACTACCGGTGGAAGTAGTTATGATCAACTCTTTAATTGAGTTTTTGTATGTGTCGACTCGATTAGACTACAGTTGTGTGTTTAACTTGAACACACCGCGTTTAGCCAAAATATTGTTTGGCGCCCAACGTACTGTTGTGAGTTCGAAAACTAAAGATGCATGGAGTTTTTATTTGTGACGGAGCTCGATTGATTACATTCTCAAATTtcaaaacacatttttttttttcaattttacccTTGATGGATTTCATTATTCTATTTATATTtgtacaaaaataaattcatcaaaaatcaattatatcaatgaaaaaaaaatatttgtttgtcATCACTTCACCATATTTTTAGTGACGCGTCAAACACTAATTGTTACCTCACCTCACCACAGTTTTAGAATGCAACTCACCTCacttcaaaaaattcaaaaacaacaCACTTCCAAATGGACTCTAATCCGACATGTGAGCTGAATTTTGAATTATGGTTCTTGATTCAATTTGATGTTGAAATTGTTTCATCCTAATTTCTTTGCCACACAAGATATTGATTATTTTAGTCATGAAATCTCTAAAAACTGAGAAAGGCTCCACCTACCGGCTACATCAACACTAGTATACGCAGCTCTCTCAACAAACTCCACTTTTCTCATGATTGTCTTCAATATCATTGTTGCTAGAAGATACATCTTGTCTCAATCAATTTTAATTCTTTTTATGGCAACCAATTTATAATGATTTTGTTGCAAATTTATTAATTGGGCCCCTTTTAACATACCTTTTATAGCattccaacaaaaaaacataaatatacaaaaaaaaaaaaacgcataAATATACGGAAACTGAGTCTCAATGTTGATTCTCGTGAGTTGCTTTAATTTGCATTCATGCCGGCTGGTGCCGGCTAATCCAAGACTGGCCCAGAAATGCTACCACCCTAGGCgtttcaatttctttgatttttcagAAAGAACAAAATTGAGAGCAAATAAATTATACCCGTAATTTATGTCTTGGTCACGTTTTGACAATACCAAATCAACGTGACGAAACATTACAGTGACCTTTTTGTCCTTTACTACTTGATCAAGGCCTACGCATGTCCAAATAACTATTCGGACAACCGATGATGGTTCCATCAGAAATTTCTTGGTGCATCATACATGTTTTTTTGTTGAGCATCATACATGTTTGCTTTGGGATCCTGAGGTGTATCTCAGGGAGACACTCCGACTCTTAAATTAGCTCGATAGGCAATAAAGCTAATCTCTTTCTTTAGCTAATATTGAATAGCTAGAATGTGAAAGTGATTTACTTGAGTAGAGGCTTACctttatatgattttttaattattgattGTCTTTGATTGTCGatgaaatttttgaaagtgaATCCCCTAAAGATCTCTTGTATATCTCATTTATGATCGGTGAAGAGTGTCCCTCGGTACCCCTAAATGTTTTGATCACATGAGGTTCCTGATGTCATGCTTGATATGTTTTGTCAACGAGTACATGTCGATGTGATGTCTGGATTGGTCGAGATGCTTTATAGTCCGATCTCATCTTCCCCAAATCATATGGTGACACGTGTAAGTGTCTCATTGATGGAGTATTTCTTATATTATCAATTTTGGATTGTGTATTACATTGTTTATAAAATTGTCGTGTCAAATTCAATGATTcacaaattctctctctctttttgttcttttttggtTGGCTTTTGAACAACACTAAAATGATATGAATATTGTACGATTAGTAGGGAGGATGTTATTTTCCTTCGGGTATGACAAATACTTATATTTATGTGGTACCCATAGGTTATATTGGATAGCATCTTTAACACTAACCCACCAAAATTTATTACAATGTACaagtttttttataatattaagttCAAATTTAAATGGAAAAACTAAAAATTAGTCACTTTTAAAATCTTTAATTGAGCCTCTAAGCATCTATAGGTGTGCTCCATTATCAGGTAAAATGTCTAAATCTACTAATCAAAGCGAGGTGAGGGGCGATTTAAAAGCGGATAGGGGTAGTTTTGAAAGtttcttgaaattttaattttgatatcaGAAATCTTTGATATTGAAAATGGCAGCCTTTAGTtcattcctttttattttcaatgATGAAATTCGAAATCTTACCGAGTGCCCAATCATTGGGTTCTAACCCAATactattaaatataaatatagtttaaattaaattaaattaaatttgagtTCGACTTGAATTTATCGAAAATTTAGTGTGGGTTCATATTCTTACCTTTATTGAGCTAATCttgatttggtttggtttgataGATTTAGACTTATTAACCAATCTTGATTTGATTGTAGGACCGTATATGTTGAAATTTACAGTTCAAACAGTGAAGATATTGTTTGCTCAAGGACACGAGCTATATGGTatagatttgtttttcatggggTTATCGTTAATTAGGGTTGTCTAAAAAAATTGTGTCAAATTGAATCGATTGTTTGGTtgattattgtcaaatgtatatTATAGAGGATcgattgaaaaatcaaaaaaaccTATCGAACCGTCAATAACCGACCGAATGAAAATTGGTTGAAATCAACTGTAGACACCTCTATCGTCAATCATAGTTTGGTTTTTATGTCTTATGAGAAGAGTTGGAATGGGCTGAGTTATGTGAAAAAACCTATCAAACCGTCAATAGCCGACGAATGAAAATTGATAGAAACCAACTGTAGACACCTCTATCATCAATCATAGTTCGGTTTTTATGTCTTGTGAGAAGAGTTGGAATGGGTTGTGTTATGTTCCATTTTAGTATTAACATTATAGGAGTTTTAAGCTTTACTAAACaagatttatatttattttatttttaatctttCAATCATATGCTACCGTGTCTATCATTTGAACAGACTCTGGCTCTCTTCCTCCATTACCGATTTTTTTGAAGTAGGAGCAGGAGAAGAGAACGAGAGGAAACGATTCGACTGCGTACGCGCATTAGGGTTCTTCCTTCATCTTCCATcctatttttctctcaaagatCTGAAAGCGGTTTCATCTTCATTGCGTTAATGTGGTAGTCTTTACTTCTTTTGCGGTCACAATGAGCGATCGAAGGACCGGTGGAGGTAGAGAGCTATAAGCAATGTTTGACTGACATGACAATTGATTTGCGGATGTCAATGGCGCAAAGTGTACGAACCGGTAGATCTTCGTTCAGCTCCAGCAACGGAAATGGCGACGCGCCTTTTCACTCTAGCTCAAACGGTGATGATTACGACAGTGACGGCTCCAATTTTGCACCACcgtatattcttcttcttctccgtcTCCGATTGTCACATTTTTTGGGACTATATCTAATTGTTCTTTGATTAGTGTTTAAACCCCTTGTACGGTTGTCCCCGTACTTTATGACATATTAATGTCTGAGAACGAACTCCAGCGGGTGTTTTCTTCGGATCTTTCTGTCCCCACAGATTTGGCTTCACAACCAGACTGGTTTTAATTACGATTCGAGGCTTGATTTGGTACAACTTGGTCTAACTACTATTTTGCTTTCATGCAGTACTCCAGGGACTTTGTCAATGGCTGTATCTGCAGAACTTGCTGGTGCTATACCTTTGATTGATAAATTTCAGGTGATTTGCATAAGTACAGTATATTAAATCGAAGGCAATATGGTTTCCCCAGTGGAGATTGTTTTTATGCTTAATTGCTTATAATAAGATGACCTGGATCCATAATAAGTTTATGATAATGATTTTAGATCCATGATtaaaatttttcctttttctttattcCCTCTCCTTCACTTTTTATGATATTTATTGCTCCGTGTAGGTGGAGGGATTTTTGAGAATGATGCAGAAACAGATTCAATCTGCTGGAAAACGTGGGTTCTTCTCTAAAAAATCTCTTGGACCTCAAGTTCCGGGAAAGTTCACCTTTGAGGATATGCTGTGCTTCCAAAAGGTAATGTTCTTTATGCCGTGGTTGTGATATTAACCTTTGTCCTTGGACTGAATATTTAAAAACTGAGTATATGAGTTCTGGGGGACAGGAGCCAATACCAACTTCTCTTCTTAAAATCAATGGTGACCTGGTAAGCCGAGCAGTAAAATTGTTTCAGATAATTTTGAAATACATGGGCGTTGATTCATCAGATCGAGTAACGCCAGCAAGCTTAGATGAGCGGATTGAACTTGTTGGAAAACTATATAAGCATACTCTGAAGCGTGCAGAGCTGCGGGATGAACTCTTTGCTCAGGtttcaaaacaaacaagaaacaatCCCGATAGGTAGACCTATTTTCTTCTGCtagatatatatttaaaaactgTGTAGTGTTCTCCATTTGGTCTAGGCCTCAAGGGCTGTTTCTATAACTACTTCCTTTTCTTACTTCTTTTGACATTGGTAATACAGGCAATACTTGATCAAAGCATGGGAGTTGATGTATTTATGTGCATCCTCGATGCCGCCAAGCAAGGACATTTGTGGATACTTATCTGAATATGTCCATAATGTGGCACATAAATCAAGTACCGATTCTGAGATTCAAATCCTTGCATCCAATACCTTAAATGCTTTGAAGTGTTCTGTTAAAGCTGGCCCTAGGAATACGACACCTGGGCGTGAGGAAATTGAAGCCCTTCTAACTGGTCGAAAGCTTACAACCATTGTGTTTTTTCTGGATGAAACTTTTGAAGAAATATCGTATGACATGGCGACTACCGTGGCCGATGCTGTAGAGGTATTTCTTAACTTCTTCTCTGAATCGGAGGGAACTTCGTCATCAATATGCCATTTATAATTAATAGCATAAAATTAGAGTTCTAAATGGAATTCAATCTACTAGGAAGGGAAAGAGACACCATACTCAAAAGAGACTCACAGAATGAGTTCATTCGACTAAGGTAGAAGCGGATctgattaaaaataaaatgagacaATACTGTTTTATAGGTTTTGGACATATACAACAAAGAGATGTTACTCCAGCAAAAAGTGGAGAAAATTCATTAGGAAATGCTTAAAAGAGAAGATGAAGGCCATAAACAACATGAAGATGAAAGTAATTGGAACAAGGATATTGGATGGCATGGGCTTTCATGGAGATTGGAGAGTATAGTTTTAGTGGAatccaaccttttttttttcttgtggctttgatgatgatgatttttctTTACATGCTTTGGTATGAAGTAGTGACTTATAACCGAAAAGGTAAATCACATGGGATGAAGGATTTTGGATGCCACTTCTTTGCAGTTGGGGCATAGAATATTTCACTAGATCCTCCAAGCTTCATGGTTCCTAATTTATAATGGTACCACTTTGAATTGGAACTAATGAAAGAAGTCACTCAATCTGATTCTGCTTTTATCATTAACTTTGTGACTTTCTTATATATAAACTTTAGCAATATA is part of the Tripterygium wilfordii isolate XIE 37 chromosome 7, ASM1340144v1, whole genome shotgun sequence genome and encodes:
- the LOC120002490 gene encoding serine carboxypeptidase-like, with the protein product MASMIILISLFPFVISSLGYATYTNHSISSTTTVISSKKQEEKLPKSTNLIPEDDVGIFNDNSSVEKEFKFPFLPDDTYPSPGDVARHIGYLRLPHIIDARMFYYFFQSRASKDDPVVIWLTGGPGANSAIAIFNGNGPFRIERHNLNYDHLTWNDYGWDMVSNIIYVDNPIGTGLSYSSDNNDIRHNQIDISNDLYHFLQEFFKKYPDFINNDFFITGQSYAGHYAPALASRIQKGNRLKEGVHINLKGFAVGNGLIDLKIQYPLLPYYAWSQGLITEDRHNQLNKLNPPCESDIETCRDLVYGGENSFMDIFLAFVEVINSTGNDTACLNAYESCNSIYNQTLESGDFDPKDIRESRETTNDYSRLTSFMNELSTKKALGVTGKKFVLLNMDVYDALKGDWAKNFEVDIAALLKEGIKILIYAGDKDFTCNWFGNFKWLLNTEWYGKEEFLETVTFKVDEEDSGLMTSHGLITFIKVYNSGMDVPWDQPKVVLDMIKRWMKEELKLMATQLGSHVPWSGSANTHGEKKITTINGCIFFGSRNLSLTVASLRRARQEVAKGPQIHKASYC